The Longimicrobium sp. genome segment GGGATAGCGATGGTGGTGCTGTCGCGGGGAACGGTGTCGCGCGGAACGGGATCCTGCGCGCAAAGGCCCACCGCCCCCAGCAGGACGGCAATCGCGGCTCCCAGCAGGGCGAAGAGCAAACGGCGGCGCATCACGCGGACGGCGCCTCCGCAGCCGCGGCGCGGCCCATCACCCATTCCACGAAGATGCGCGTGGGAACGCCCGTGCCGCCCTTGGTCAGGTACGACACCTTGCCGTCGCCGTACGCTGTTCCCGCCACGTCCAGGTGCACCCACGGCCAATCGCCCACGAACTCGCGCAGGAACCAGCCGGCGGTGATGGCCCCACCCGCGCGCCCACCCGAGTTCTTGATGTCGGCGTAGTCGCTCTTGATCTGCTCGCGGTAGTCGTCGAACATGGGCAGCTGCCAGCAGCGCTCGCCGGTCGCCTCGCCCGCGGCCAGCACCTCGTCGACCAGCGCCTGGTCGTTGCCCATCACCCCCGTGGCCGCGTGGCCCAGCGCCACCACGCAGGCGCCGGTGAGGGTGGCGGCGTCCAGCATGGCGGCGGGGTCGAAGCGCTTGGCGTACGAGATGGCGTCCGCCAGGATCAGCCGTCCCTCCGCATCGGTGTTCACCACCTCGATGGTCTTGCCGCCGTGCGCGCGAAGGATGTCGCCCGGCTTCATGGCGGCGCCGCCCAGCAGGTTCTCCGACGAGGGGACGATGCCGACCACGTTCATGGGAACGTTCAGCTCGGCGATGGCCTGCATTGCCGCGAGCGTGGCCGCGCCGCCGCACATGTCGAACTTCATGTCCTCCATCCCCGCCGCAGGCTTGATGGAGATGCCGCCCGCGTCGAACGTCAGTCCCTTGCCCACGATCACCAGCGGCTTGTCGCCCTCCGCCCCGCCGCGGTGCTCCAGCACGATCAGCCGCGGCTCCTGCTCGCTTCCCTGCGCCACGGCC includes the following:
- a CDS encoding leucyl aminopeptidase; this translates as MRITALRADPAGHAAPLLALPVLEGGDQDAAFTALDQALGGQLAALRTRGDLRGTMGEAVLFFPAAGAVPAERVLLVGVGKPADLTAERLRRAAGSAAKQAAKSRAASVAFALPASVIADRVAVRAVAEGLVLGAYEFREMKSADDSKPAPVSVDEAAILLPEGADAGEAAEGARVGEIVARAENLARTLGNLPGNVATPAYLAQTAERIAGERGLRVTILGPEEMRAEGMGALLAVAQGSEQEPRLIVLEHRGGAEGDKPLVIVGKGLTFDAGGISIKPAAGMEDMKFDMCGGAATLAAMQAIAELNVPMNVVGIVPSSENLLGGAAMKPGDILRAHGGKTIEVVNTDAEGRLILADAISYAKRFDPAAMLDAATLTGACVVALGHAATGVMGNDQALVDEVLAAGEATGERCWQLPMFDDYREQIKSDYADIKNSGGRAGGAITAGWFLREFVGDWPWVHLDVAGTAYGDGKVSYLTKGGTGVPTRIFVEWVMGRAAAAEAPSA